Proteins co-encoded in one Halorussus vallis genomic window:
- a CDS encoding PAS domain S-box protein, with translation MSVPNQTDLRRHREVITKLGQRAIEADNLDQLLRDAASTITQTLDTTYCGVFELLPDKNVLHLRQGVGWAEALVGTATIHIDCDSGFEDVLTSAEPIIVIDDEDRSHLLDSEVFATTEVVGGVTVSIGDTDNPWGILGVFTSEEHDFADHNAEFVQSVANLLSTAIDERTAHHLHDEEALKSKIVETVNDGVYAIDEDGRFTTVNKAYCEMTGYSRNELLGSYATLVIDEEVLQQGSEMRTAMLKGEVDNPTIEAELQTATGDRIPVEGTFAMLPDAADSAYQRIGVVRDITERKERERALLESERRYRTLVENFPNGAVGLFDQNLRYTAVGGQLVEATGLNPEDRIGSSVHEIYPDELVEEVEPHFYAALEGEANSFEVEYHDRHLLAYTLPIRDADNEVFAGMLVVQDVTDRMEYQRQLEESNARLKSFASMLAHELRNPLQIAQIYLQQIADGDGRALNEVNEALTRIEDTIDILMMLSKGIDKIPPAETVTLVTQAEEAWSTTATNGAELIVDTTQAIHGKPTYLRHLFENLFRNAIEHAGESVTIRVGDLDDGFFVEDNGLGIPADEREAVFQAGFSSDTQGTGLGLTLVAQIADAYGWEYSVTESATGGARFEFTNVNTVDREES, from the coding sequence GTGAGTGTGCCCAATCAAACAGACCTACGTCGCCACCGAGAGGTCATCACGAAGCTTGGGCAACGGGCAATTGAAGCCGACAATCTTGATCAGCTACTGCGTGATGCGGCGAGTACCATTACCCAGACCCTTGATACCACCTACTGCGGGGTCTTCGAACTACTCCCCGATAAGAACGTACTGCATCTCAGGCAAGGCGTCGGGTGGGCCGAAGCGCTCGTCGGGACCGCAACTATTCACATAGATTGCGACTCGGGATTTGAGGACGTACTTACCTCCGCAGAGCCGATCATCGTTATTGACGACGAAGATAGGTCACACCTTTTGGACTCGGAGGTGTTCGCCACTACCGAGGTAGTTGGTGGGGTTACCGTTAGTATCGGCGACACGGACAATCCGTGGGGAATACTAGGGGTCTTCACGTCGGAAGAGCACGATTTTGCAGACCATAACGCGGAGTTCGTCCAAAGCGTTGCAAACCTTCTGTCGACCGCAATCGACGAACGGACGGCACACCACCTCCACGACGAGGAGGCTCTGAAGAGCAAAATCGTCGAGACAGTCAACGACGGCGTCTATGCGATTGACGAAGACGGTCGGTTCACGACGGTTAACAAGGCTTACTGCGAGATGACCGGCTACTCCCGTAATGAGCTGCTCGGGTCCTATGCTACGCTAGTTATCGACGAGGAGGTATTACAACAGGGGTCCGAGATGCGAACCGCGATGCTCAAAGGAGAAGTCGACAACCCCACGATCGAGGCCGAATTACAGACGGCTACCGGGGATCGCATCCCTGTCGAAGGAACGTTTGCAATGCTTCCCGACGCCGCGGATAGTGCGTACCAGCGAATCGGCGTCGTTCGGGACATCACCGAGCGGAAGGAACGTGAACGGGCGCTCCTAGAGAGCGAACGGCGTTACCGAACACTTGTCGAGAACTTTCCGAACGGCGCAGTCGGACTGTTCGACCAGAATCTGCGCTATACCGCTGTTGGAGGCCAACTCGTAGAGGCAACCGGCCTCAATCCGGAAGACCGCATCGGCAGTAGTGTGCACGAGATTTATCCGGACGAGCTCGTCGAAGAGGTCGAACCGCATTTCTACGCTGCGCTCGAGGGCGAGGCGAATTCGTTCGAAGTTGAGTACCATGACCGACATCTGTTGGCCTACACCCTTCCGATCAGGGACGCCGACAACGAGGTCTTTGCCGGTATGCTTGTGGTCCAAGACGTGACTGATCGCATGGAGTACCAGCGACAACTTGAGGAGTCGAATGCCCGTTTAAAGAGCTTTGCGAGTATGTTGGCACACGAACTCCGAAACCCCCTTCAGATTGCACAAATCTACCTCCAACAGATTGCTGACGGTGATGGGCGTGCACTCAACGAGGTGAACGAGGCGCTCACACGGATCGAAGACACCATCGACATCCTCATGATGCTCTCTAAGGGAATCGATAAGATACCGCCGGCTGAGACGGTCACCCTCGTTACTCAGGCCGAGGAAGCATGGTCAACGACAGCGACTAACGGTGCAGAACTGATTGTCGACACCACGCAGGCCATCCATGGAAAACCGACCTACCTCCGTCACCTATTCGAGAACCTCTTCCGGAATGCCATCGAACACGCCGGCGAATCGGTGACAATCCGCGTCGGCGATCTCGACGATGGCTTCTTTGTCGAAGATAATGGACTAGGAATTCCGGCGGACGAGCGTGAGGCGGTATTTCAGGCAGGATTCTCCTCGGACACGCAAGGAACTGGTCTAGGACTAACACTCGTGGCTCAAATTGCTGATGCGTATGGGTGGGAGTACTCGGTCACTGAAAGTGCAACAGGAGGGGCCCGCTTTGAGTTCACAAACGTCAACACCGTGGACCGAGAAGAATCGTGA
- a CDS encoding DUF7344 domain-containing protein, whose product MCSAKRTSQDTPPINDGGTSLPTRIFRALVHQRRRYALYYLRDHEQAQTDDLAIQLAAWEQGIPKHETPAEEVKRIKTNLVNTQFPKLEDYGFIEYDSRSEAVSYSYPPEILDEALELAAIIETP is encoded by the coding sequence ATGTGCTCTGCCAAACGAACGTCACAAGACACCCCGCCAATCAACGACGGTGGAACATCGCTTCCAACTCGTATCTTTAGGGCTCTTGTCCATCAACGCCGTCGATACGCCCTCTACTATCTTCGTGACCACGAACAGGCCCAGACCGACGACCTTGCCATCCAACTTGCTGCATGGGAGCAGGGCATTCCAAAACATGAAACCCCCGCTGAGGAGGTCAAACGGATCAAGACGAATCTCGTCAACACGCAGTTCCCGAAACTCGAGGATTACGGTTTCATCGAATACGATTCGCGAAGCGAAGCTGTCTCCTATTCGTACCCGCCAGAGATTCTTGATGAAGCCCTCGAACTTGCGGCAATCATCGAAACCCC